AGATCTCTTCAGCAAGAGGCAAACGTCGATCACCGCCGGCAAAGACGGCTCCTTGGACGCCGTCGCCGCCCTGATCAACAAATACCCGACCTACCCCGTTCAGGTCATGGGCCACACTGACAACCGCGGCAAATCAGGCGAGCTGATCGCGTTGTCCGCCGCGCGCGCGCAAGCCGTGTTCTCGGCGCTGGTGTCCCGCGGGGTCGAGGCCAAGCGCTTGCTGGTCAGCGGCCAAGGCGGCGACGATCCGATCGCGGACAACCGGACCGCGGCCGGCCGCGCGAAGAACAATCGGATTGAAGTGATCTTTCTGTATCACTAAGAGACGACGCGAGCGCAGAGACGAAGGCGGCGCGGCACTCGCTTCGTGCTTCGTATTACGATCTGATCCGTGGGACGTGGTCCTCGCTTACGCTCGGAACCACGCCGCTGAGCGGCCCGACTTGCACCGTAGCTACGCAGTAGGTACACTGGAGCGTGCGTGAAACGGATCCGCTTCGAGTGGGACGCGCGGAAGGCGGCGGCGAATCTCCGCAAGCACGGCGTGTCATTCGAGGAAGCGCGAACCGTGTTCCTCGACGAGAGTGCCTTATTGCGTCCGGACGAGGACCATTCCGACGACGAGGACCGGTTCCTTCTGCTCGGCTTGAGCGGTCGGCTGAGAACGGTGGTCGTCTGTCACTGCCACCGGCAGGAAGACGAGGTCATCCGCGTGATCTCGGCACGCAAGGCGAGCTCGGATGAGCGGCGCCAATACGACGACCGGAGGATGAGATGAAAAAGAGCTACGACTTTTCGGCCGCGGTCAGGAATCCGTACGCCAAGCGTCTTAAGAGACAACTGACGATCCGGTTGGATGAGGAGACCATCAGCTATTTTCAGGGACTTTCTCGCGAGATGTCATTGCCCTACCAGACCCTTATGAACATGTACCTTCGGGACTGCGCCGAAACGCGAAAGCGGCCGCACTGGGCTGAGTCTCCGCGGTCGGAGGGGGCTAACCAGAAGGCGTTTGATCCGGCCGCGGGCGTAGGACGCCGCAAGTCTGGTTGAGCGACGGGCGGCCGGATTAAACGTCGTGTTGAGCCAGGCCGCGGGTTCGGGAGCGGAAGCAGCTCTGCCCGGCATGGACAAAGAGGTGGGTCCTTGACTGCGAGGGCACGCTGGGGCGCGATCCGACGGAGATGATCTCTGCTCGAATGTGAAAGGCGAGCGCGGGACATGTTCATCGCGCGCTGCAAAGACACGCGCGCGCGACGGATTGTCCGTTTGCGCGCAAGGGTATCCGTTACCGTCGGAATGTGGCCGGCGGTCGAGATGATGGCGATGATGGCGGTCATGACGAC
Above is a genomic segment from Polyangia bacterium containing:
- a CDS encoding BrnT family toxin yields the protein MKRIRFEWDARKAAANLRKHGVSFEEARTVFLDESALLRPDEDHSDDEDRFLLLGLSGRLRTVVVCHCHRQEDEVIRVISARKASSDERRQYDDRRMR
- a CDS encoding BrnA antitoxin family protein, which encodes MKKSYDFSAAVRNPYAKRLKRQLTIRLDEETISYFQGLSREMSLPYQTLMNMYLRDCAETRKRPHWAESPRSEGANQKAFDPAAGVGRRKSG